A genomic segment from Colletotrichum higginsianum IMI 349063 chromosome 5, whole genome shotgun sequence encodes:
- a CDS encoding Dynein light intermediate chain produces the protein MTASANRVSTYTSASAGSDARNGERKDLWSSMLDNVASGKRLPEKNMIVLGGSPESQREFVESLSHSSEKRSLDRHGSKTPPIANSFALGYTYYDVLDADQEDILARISLYMLSTPAEAFPKLIQPLITPESIPNTLMVILLDWSTPHLWMRQLREWILFMRSILENSSHECQATMEEVMVSWRDRGRGGGSTNLDGTGAVTSEGDVTLPLGPGEWEEGIGLPLCVVCQNAEKMEAFEKTQGWKEGDFDQVLQYLRTALLRHGASLIYTTPNVPSSMPTLIHSSLGITSLLKRQPLKHNVIDRDKILVPPNWDSWGKIRVLRDGFDVETTSQGWSHDLQSTFPSPAMTTEGLNTLAKAKADGDYSGEVWSSAVAPYEDWIRDLSNAGSAISFAGRDGDPSQLEMSSTDTQEFLGSSLQTLESHRSRSSDDKKTDISRSRLGQRADESDSSALQAGTDGKVSQHIGPVQFNMGGIQVDADDMVQRLKDRQAFSAAQDPTTPPADAAEENPDEMDNDKLQAFFSGLMNRKQPANGSPRGGS, from the exons ATGACGGCAAGCGCGAATCGGGTGTCGACGTACACCTCGGCTTCCGCAGGGTCAGACGCTCGCAATGGAGAGAGGAAGGACTTGTGGAGCTCTATGCTGGACAACGTCGCCAGCGGCAAACGGTTACCCGAAAAGAATATGATCGTGCTGGGCGGGTCGCCCGAGTCGCAGCGGGAGTTTGTCGAGTCTCTGTCGCACAGCAGCGAGAAGCGAAGCCTGGACCGCCATGGCTCTAAAACGCCTCCTATCGCAAACAGCTTCGCTCTGGGCTATACCTACTACGACGTCCTGGACGCCGACCAAGAAG ACATCTTGGCGCGAATCTCCCTCTACATGCTGTCCACGCCAGCAGAAGCGTTCCCAAAACTTATCCAACCCCTAATCACACCCGAGTCGATACCCAACACCCTGATGGTCATACTCCTCGATTGGTCCACGCCGCATTTGTGGATGCGCCAGTTGAGGGAATGGATTCTGTTCATGCGCAGCATTCTCGAGAACTCGAGCCACGAGTGCCAAGCGACAATGGAGGAGGTCATGGTCAGTTGGCGGGACAGGGGTAGAGGCGGCGGCTCAACGAATCTCGACGGCACAGGAGCAGTTACGAGCGAAGGAGACGTCACGCTTCCACTCGGGCCCGGTGAATGGGAAGAAGGCATTGGCCTGCCGCTCTGCGTGGTCTGCCAGAAT GCGGAGAAGATGGAAGCTTTCGAGAAAACACAAGGTTGGAAGGAGGGCGACTTTGACCAGGTGCTGCAGTATCTCCGGACAGCGCTTCTGAGAC ACGGCGCATCCCTCATCTACACGACACCTAACGTTCCCTCATCCATGCCCACTCTGATTCACTCGAGTCTGGGCATCACGTCCCTACTGAAGCGGCAACCGCTGAAGCACAACGTGATTGACAGGGATAAGATCCTCGTGCCGCCGAACTGGGACTCCTGGGGCAAGATCCGTGTGCTGAGGGACGGtttcgacgtcgagacgACCAGCCAGGGCTGGTCGCACGACCTGCAGTCCACGTTcccctcgccggcgatgacCACCGAGGGCCTCAACACcctcgccaaggccaaggcggacGGCGACTACAGCGGCGAAGTGTggtcctcggcggtggcgccgtACGAGGACTGGATCCGCGACCTCAGCAACGCCGGCAGCGCCATCTCTTTCGCGGGCCGTGACGGGGACCCCTCGCAGCTCgagatgtcgtcgacggacACGCAAGAGTTTCTCGGCTCCAGTCTCCAGACCCTGGAGTCGCACCGCAGCCGGAGCagcgacgacaagaagaccgacatctcgaggtcgaggcttGGCCAGCGCGCCGACGAGTCGGACTCCAGCGCCCTGCAGGCTGGAACGGACGGCAAGGTCAGCCAGCACATTGGGCCTGTGCAGTTCAATATGGGAGGCATCCAGgtggacgccgacgacatgGTGCAGCGGCTTAAG GACCGGCAGGCATTCAGTGCTGCACAGGACCCCACCACGCCaccggccgacgccgccgaggagaaccCGGACGAGATGGACAACGATAAGCTCCAGGCCTTCTTCAGCGGTTTGATGAACCGCAAGCAACCGGCGAACGGTAGCCCTCGTGGCGGCTCTTGA
- a CDS encoding U2 snRNP component IST3, which yields MNKIRAIQALNKKEIENGISPEGSWHVDYRDTAYIYFGGLPYEMSEGDVITVFSQFGEPVWLKLARDKETGKSKGFGWLKYEDQRSTDLAVDNLGGATIKDRLISVDHARYKFRDDEDMDEGKVDWATVAKQEAGDKTDEEESEEEEKEARPMLPEERELALLIRDHDEDDPMKGFLIEEKKKEIEEALRRRDDRSDRKKRHKHRHRSHRSRRHDSDEEMKDADRDEDRHRSRRSRRDDTPDDIDRRDDEGGSSRRHRRRDESRERDPKRDERSRRDRDRSRERRDGDRDGEDDKRRERRHRDRLESEERHHGRHKDRGDERRHRRRSRSRSP from the exons ATGAACAAAATTCGCGCCATTCAGGCGTTGAACAAGAAAGAAATCGAAAATGGAAT CTCACCCGAGGGCTCCTGGCACGTCGACTACCGCGACACGGCCTACATATACTTCGGCGGCCTCCCCTACGAAATGTCGGAAGGCGACGTGAtcaccgtcttctcccagTTCGGCGAGCCCGTCTGGCTCAAGCTGGCGCGCGACAAGGAGACGGGCAAGTCCAAGGGCTTCGGCTGGCTCAAGTACGAGGACCAGCGCAGCACCGATCTGGCcgtcgacaacctcggcggcgccaccaTAAAGGACCGACTCATTAGTGTAGACCATGCGCGCTACAAGttccgcgacgacgaggacatggacGAGGGCAAGGTCGACTGGGCGACCGTCGCGAAGCAAGAGGCCGGGgacaagacggacgaggaggagtcggaagaggaagaaaaggaggcgCGGCCGATGTTGCCCGAGGAGAGGGAGCTTGCCCTCTTGATACGGGAccatgacgaggacgacccGATGAAGGGGTTCCTGAtcgaagagaagaagaaggagatcgaggaggcgctgcggcggcgggacgACAGGTCggacaggaagaagaggcacAAGCACCGGCACCGGTCGCATCGGTCACGGAGAcacgacagcgacgaggagatgaaggATGCTGACCGCGACGAGGACAGGCACCGGAGCAGGAGGTCACGTCGCGACGACACGCCGGACGACATAGATCGcagggacgacgaggggggcAGCTCGCGGCGCCACAGACGGCGGGACGAGTCCCGCGAAAGAGATCCGAAACGGGACGAGAGGAGCCGGCGGGACAGGGACCGCTCAAGGGAGAGGCGGGATGGGGATCGGGACGGGGAGGATGACAAGCGGAGGGAGCGCCGGCATCGCGACCGCCTCGAGTCGGAAGAGCGCCATCACGGACGGCACAAGGATCGTGGTGATGAGCGGCGGCACAGAAGACGGAGTCGGAGCAGGTCGCCTTGA
- a CDS encoding WD repeat domain-containing phosphoinositide-interacting protein 4, with the protein MNTRPPIETAASTVVLSASFNSDASCFSVGLNSGICNFNAGIGLVEMMGTTNYLALVGGGRQPKFSTSKTIIWDDMKGRVAIEIASLTPVRGVRIGRNRIVVALQNSVRVYSFAKPPDLQSVYETTDNPLGLVAMSDKTIAFPGRTVGQIQLVEIGTGNVSIIPAHSSALRAIQLSPDGELLATASEMGTLIRVFATTNCARLAELRRGVDPATIFSLGFSPEGTKLACTSDKSTLHVFDVPHPKKPMTAPTSPTASQMAGSGILAGRPADDGKGRWGFLGKIPLMPRLFSDVYSFASAPFEAGDDPLVGGLPLSDQTTLGTTRPQKGVIGWITEDSLVVIGAGQDARWEKFVISKGDDGRRYVVREGWKRYLGSASS; encoded by the exons ATGAACACACGCCCGCCCATAgagacggcggcctctaCGGTGGTGCTGTCCGCATCCTTTAACAGTGATGCCAGCTGCTTCTCCGTTGGCCTCAACTCGGGAATATGCA ACTTCAATGCCGGCATTGGCCTTGTCGAAATGATGGGTACGACCAactacctcgccctcgtcggtgGTGGCAGGCAACCCAAGTTTAGCACCAGTAAA ACAATCATATGGGACGACATGAAAGGGAGAGTCGCTATAGAAATCGCCTCTCTGACCCCGGTGCGCGGCGTCCGCATCGGCCGCAaccgcatcgtcgtcgcgctCCAGAACAGCGTCCGCGTCTACTCATTTGCTAAGCCGCCCGACCTCCAGTCAGTGTACGAGACCACGGACAACCctctcggccttgtcgccATGTCAGACAAGACGATTGCATTCCCGGGCAGAACAGTCGGCCAAATCCAACTTGTCGAGATCGGTACCGGCAACGTCAGCATCATCCCGGCCCACTCGTCCGCTCTCCGAGCCATCCAACTGAGCCCGGATGGCGAGCTGTTGGCCACAGCAAGTGAAATGGGCACGCTGATCAGGGTGTTCGCAACCACCAACTGTGCTCGCTTGGCCGAGCTGAGACGGGGCGTCGATCCCGCGACCATCTTCTCTCTCGGCTTCAGCCCCGAAGGCACCAAGTTGGCTTGCACGTCGGATAAGTCAACACTGCACGTCTTCGACGTGCCGCATCCCAAGAAGCCCATGACCGCGCCGACGAGTCCGACGGCGTCGCAGATGGCAGGATCGGGCATCCTCGCGGGTCGGCCAGCTGACGACGGCAAGGGGCGATGGGGTTTCTTGGGAAAGATCCCGCTGATGCCGCGCCTGTTCTCAGACGTGTACTCATTCGCGTCTGCGCCGTttgaggctggcgatgaCCCGCTAGTCGGCGGACTGCCCCTGTCGGACCAGACGACGCTcgggacgacgaggccccAAAAGGGCGTCATCGGATGGATCACCGAAGACAGTCttgtcgtcatcggcgccggacAGGACGCCAGGTGGGAGAAGTTTGTGATATCCAAGGgggacgacggacgacgatACGTCGTGCGAGAAGGCTGGAAGAGGTATTTGGGCAGCGCGTCGTCATGA
- a CDS encoding Septin encodes MIRRKKNVKKGIQFCLMVCGASGTGRTTFVNTLCGKSVLGHKEADDPNAASVEDGVKIKPITVELELDEEGTRISLTIVDTPGFGDQIDNEARYGAPRTMQTNTHADTNTRMSSFAEIVGYLERQYDDILAEESRIKRNPRFRDNRVHAMLYFITPTGHGLRELDIELMKRLAPRANVIPVIGRADSLTPAELAESKKLVMEDIEHYRIPVYNFPYDIEEDDEDTVEENAELRGLMPFAIVGSEEVVEIGGRAVRARQYPWGVVEVDNPRHSDFLAIRSALLHSHLADLKEITHDFLYENYRTEKLSKSVEGGAGVDSSMNPEDLASQSVRLKEEQLRREEEKLREIEIKVQREINEKRQELLARESQLREIEARMQREQSAAAGGPAEANGDHEAN; translated from the exons ATGATCCGTAGAAAGAAGAACGTGAAGAAGGGAATCCAGTTCTGTTTGATGGTCTGCGGAGCATCAGGCACTG GAAGGACCACCTTTGTCAACACGCTTTGCGGAAAGAGCGTCCTCGGCCACAAGGAGGCGGACGACCCCAACGCCGCCTCTGTCGAGGATGGTGTCAAGATCAAGCCCATCACTGTCG AGTTagagctggacgaggagggtACCCGTATCTCCCTGACCATCGTTGACACCCCGGGGTTCGGTGACCAGATCGACAATGAAGCCAGGTATGGCGCCCCGAGAACAATGCAAACAAACACCCACGCCGATACTAACACGCGCATGTCTAGCTTCGCAGAGATCGTCGGTTACCTCGAGAGACAATACGACGACATTCTCGCCGAGGAGTCTCGTATCAAGCGTAACCCCCGTTTCAGAGACAACCGGGTTCACGCCATGCTCTACTTCATCACGCCCACCGGTCACGG TCTCCGCGAGTTGGATATTGAGCTCATGAAGCGTCTTGCCCCCCGTGCCAACGTCATTCCTGTTATTGGCCGCGCCGACTCCCTGACCCCGGCGGAGCTCGCCGAGTCGAAGAAGCTTGTGATGGAGGACATCGAGCACTACCGCATCCCCGTCTACAACTTCCCCTACGATatcgaggaggatgatgaggatACTGTCGAGGAGAACGCTGAGCTGAGAGGTCTGATGCCGTTCGCCATTGTCGGTTCCGAGGAGGTTGTCGAGATTGGCGGCCGTGCCGTCCGCGCCCGCCAGTACCCCTGGGGTGTTGTCGAGGTTGACAACCCTCGCCACTCCGACTTCCTTGCTATCCGCTCTGCTCTCCTTCACAGCCACTTGGCTGATTTGAAGGAGATCACCCACGACTTCCTCTACGAGAACTACCGTACCGAGAAGCTCAGCAAGTCTGTTGAGGGCGGTGCTGGAGT TGACTCGTCCATGAAccccgaggacctcgcctCCCAATCTGTGCGCCTCAAGGAGGAACAGCTGCggcgagaggaggagaagctccGTGAGATCGAGATCAAGGTCCAGCGCGAAATCAACGAGAAGCGTCAGGAGCTCTTGGCCCGCGAGTCCCAACTTCGCGAGATCGAGGCCCGTATGCAGAGGGAACAGTCTGCAGCAGCTGGCGGCcccgccgaggccaacggcgaccACGAAGCCAACTAA
- a CDS encoding Bax inhibitor family protein translates to MASNAKYAPAPTQDPDEASSYQAPPAYQAEPTAASDTDRLFGGGAPRSSEDDLPDDFKFGGSVAEATTDIRNQFIRKVYAILTVQLLVTGAVSALSFFSDGYKNWIQAHPGLVFASLIGAVVMMLLTFWKRKSYPTNLLFLSGFTLMEAYSISVIVSFYKAGIVLNAVFLTAGIFIFLTAFACQTKYDFTSWIPYLGGALWGLVLFGFMYMFFPYSSTGELVYGGIAALIFSAYILVDTQLIMRHHHVEEEIAAAISLYLDIINLFLAILRILNSQQNN, encoded by the exons ATGGCTTCGAACGCAAAGTACgccccggcgccgacccAGGACCCCGATGAAGCCTCGAGCTACCAGGCGCCCCCCGCCTACCAGGCCGagcccaccgccgcctccgacaCGGATCGcctcttcggcggcggcgccccgCGCAGCAGCGAGGACGACCTCCCGGATGACTTCAAG TTCGGCGGCTCCGTTGCAGAGGCTACGACCGACATCCGCAACCAGTTCATCCGCAAGGTCTACGCCATCCTCACCGTCCAGCTTctcgtcaccggcgccgtctccgccCTCAGCTTCTTCAGCGATGGCTACAAGAACTGGATCCAGGCCCACCCGGGCTTGGTCTTCGCATCC ctcatcggcgccgtggtCATGATGCTCCTCACCTTCTGGAAACGCAAGTCCTACCCTACGaacctcctcttcctctctggCTTTACCCTCATGGAGGCCTACTCCATCTCCGTCATCGTATCTTTCTACAAGGCTGGCATCGtcctcaacgccgtcttcctcacCGCTGGTATCTTCATTTTCCTCACTGCTTTCGCCTGCCAGACCAAGTACGACTTCACCTCCTGGATCCCctacctcggcggcgccctgtggggcctcgtcctcttcggctTCATGTACATGTTCTTCCCCTACAGCTCCACCGGAGAGCTCGTCTacggcggcatcgccgccttgATCTTCAGCGCCtacatcctcgtcgacaccCAGCTCATCATGCGCCACCACCACGTCGAAGAGGAGATCGCCGCTGCCATCAGCCTGTAcctcgacatcatcaacctGTTCTTGGCTATTCTGCGCATCCTGAACAGCCAACAGAACAACTAA
- a CDS encoding TLC domain-containing protein produces the protein MSDTASNEASSPTFEKPVRTSSSGPQIQRNASTKQLKLMNGPLYQQGHNNVNVVLIRRVRRTDDSAWKMLSRWMVENQVGLSFNLLALLFLAHFFIPKAQPHTVKFFTLSYYNQETGLYGAGLGDSSLLAFCIVLFTGLRAATMEYVLAPLAKGWGIKKRKDLTRFSEQAWLLIYYMVFWPLGMYIYKSSPYWLNLRELWTNWPQRELSGLTKFYILAQWAFWLQQILVINIEERRKDHWQMFTHHIITCTLISACYSYHQTRVGNLILVLMDVVDLFFPLAKCLKYVGLNTLCDFMFGAFVLSWLVARHVFYLMVCWSIHTHIPEEIPDSCYTGQHPNLDGPLPIPEGKSWMLEPFYKTDGIVCWNSTIRWSFLSALLVLQVITIGWFFMILRVVMKVLRGGNAEDTRSDDEGEGEEEEDYVYEEAQALEEEVGVEDIDLKSWERRTGIKRQASSSGVSLPGHSDRKELLGRIGCEKQVD, from the exons ATGAGCGACACCGCCAGCAACgaggcctcgtcgccaacaTTCGAGAAGCCCGTGAGGACCAGCTCCTCCGGCCCCCAGATCCAGCGGAATGCCAGCACCAAGCAGCTAAAGCTGATGAACGGCCCCCTCTACCAGCAAGGCCACAACAACGTCAACGTTGTGCTTATCCGAAGAGTCAGGAGGACAGACGACAGCGCCTGGAAGATGCTGAGCCGCTGGATGGTTGAGAACCAAGTCG GCCTCTCTTTCAacctcctggccctcctctttctcgcCCACTTCTTCATCCCAAAGGCGCAGCCTCACACGGTCAAGTTCTTCACTCTGTCCTACTACAACCAAGAAACTGGCCTGTatggcgccggcctcggtgaCTCGAGTCTCCTCGCCTTCTGCATCGTCCTCTTCACCGGCCTGCGCGCCGCCACCATGGAATACGTGCTGGCACCCTTGGCCAAGGGTTGGGGCatcaagaagcgcaaggacCTCACCcgcttcagcgagcaggcctgGCTGCTGATTTACTACATGGTTTTCTGGCCCCTGGGCATG TACATCTACAAGTCGTCTCCCTACTGGCTGAACCTCCGCGAGCTGTGGACGAACTGGCCCCAGCGTGAGCTTTCCGGCCTGACCAAGTTCTACATCCTCGCGCAGTGGGCTTTCTGGCTGCAGCAGATTCTTGTCATCAACATTGAGGAGCGTCGCAAGGACCACTGGCAGATGTTCACCCACCACATCATCACCTGCACCCTGATCTCCGCCTGCTACAGCTATCACCAGACCCGCGTCGGAAACCTCATTCTTGTTCTCATGGATGTTGTTGATCTCTTCTTCCCT CTCGCCAAGTGCCTCAAGTACGTCGGGCTGAACACTCTCTGCGACTTCATGTTCGGCGCCTTTGTCCTGTCGTGGTTGGTGGCCCGCCACGTCTTCTACCTGATGGTGTGCTGGTCCATCCACACCCACATCCCCGAGGAGATCCCCGACTCGTGCTACACCGGCCAACACCCCAACCTGGACGGACCGCTGCCCATCCCCGAAGGCAAGAGCTGGATGCTGGAGCCTTTCTACAAGACGGACGGCATCGTATGCTGGAACTCCACCATCCGCTGGTCCTTCCTCTCCGCTCTTCTTGTTCTGCAGGTCATTACCATTGGATGGTTCTTTATGATTCTGCGTGTTGTCATGAAGGTCCTTCGCGGCGGAAACGCCGAGGACACCCGCAGTGAcgatgagggcgagggcgaggaggaggaagactACGTCTACGAGGAGGCGCAGGCtctggaggaggaggttggcgTTGAGGACATCGACCTCAAGAGCTGGGAGCGGAGAACGGGCATAAAGAGGCAGGCAAGCTCCTCGGGCGTCAGTCTGCCGGGCCACAGCGATCGCAAAGAGCTGCTTGGTAGAATCGGCTGCGAGAAGCAGGTCGACTAA
- a CDS encoding Oxoglutarate iron-dependent oxygenase, which translates to MLLPPNPILESMKPKQSPTMRVPAWGTLPPELRLMILEALTQLPRGWAAHASVCKEWQAVLEKDTFRRLKLRVSCLDDMESMISPQRSRLVRHVWLNIELRPYTCRNCHLTESYSWWCANNAVIRSAVRKLFHILSQWPSAEGAGLTLELSAQSPSDKEHYFKNLYFGGHGEDEDFEPDDRLVRYSPLSDNLTEYLQHDIKHGWVNSRQVFAPDASAILRIFSEIDLNFSEELPRVKAVTRFAIRRQCRRQFSPRTLGYLFDRLPRLRSLVYEPWQCYKRVPTYHYDHEYEKLIESHLPQSLKHLSLFEETNERYIALIREGFLPYDLGPDSIRAASPAVGAALAERSLGLETLSATFIVEARDFFQSCQPDWVWEGLTSLVLTSRMLTSAASHEDVTELLRSAAAAALSMPRLHTMVLWNGIRGTACKFSYRVESGRTSIGWRGTWDLGLEDEVVDAWVKVAHKRTRLDLGVIHEPRIVESVDCHVHAIALLGLPFGVVDPISLLQMQREAVSSWREGWT; encoded by the exons atgCTACTTCCCCCGAATCCCATCCTCGAGAGCATGAAACCGAAACAAAGTCCGACGATGCGAGTGCCGGCTTGGGGTACCCTCCCCCCGGAGCTCCGCCTGATGATCCTGGAAGCCCTTACGCAACTCCCACGCGGCTGGGCCGCCCACGCTTCGGTGTGCAAGGAGTGGCAGGCCGTGCTGGAGAAGGATACCTTTCGACGGCTCAAGCTGCGGGTCTCGTGCCTGGACGACATGGAAAGCATGATCAGCCCCCAGCGGTCCAGGCTCGTCAGGCACGTCTGGCTGAACATCGAGCTCCGGCCCTACACCTGTCGGAACTGTCACCTCACCGAGAGCTATTCGTGGTGGTGCGCAAACAACGCCGTCATCAGATCGGCAGTCCGGAAACTCTTCCACATCCTGTCCCAGTGGCCCTCGGCGGAAGGGGCCGGGTTGACGCTCGAGCTGAGCGCGCAGTCCCCCAGCGACAAGGAACACTACTTCAAGAACCTCTACTTtggcggccacggcgaggacgaggacttcGAGCCCGACGATCGTCTGGTTCGTTATTCCCCTCTGAGCGACAACCTTACCGAATACTTACAACACGACATCAAGCACGGTTGGGTCAATAGTCGTCAGGTCTTCGCCCCCGACGCGTCGGCCATCTTACGCATATTCTCAGAGATTGACCTGAATTTCAGCGAGGAACTTCCCAGGGTCAAGGCCGTGACACGGTTCGCGATCCGCCGACAGTGCCGACGACAGTTCTCGCCCCGGACTTTGGGGTATCTCTTTGACAGGCTCCCTCGGCTTCGATCGCTGGTCTATGAGCCATGGCAATGTTACAAGAGGGTACCAACCTATCACTATGATCATG AGTACGAGAAGCTCATCGAGTCACACTTGCCACAGTCACTTAAGCACCTATCCCTGTTTGAAGAGACCAATGAAAGATACATCGCATTGATTCGGGAGGGCTTCTTGCCCTATGACCTCGGACCTGACTCGATACGAGCCGCTTCGCCCGCGGTGGGCGCTGCTCTAGCGGAACgaagcctcggcctcgaaaCCCTTTCTGCCACGttcatcgtcgaggccagGGACTTCTTCCAGTCGTGTCAGCCAGACTGGGTCTGGGAAGGCCTGACGTCGCTGGTTCTCACGTCGAGGATGCTCACATCCGCAGCCAGCCACGAGGACGTCACGGAGCTCTTGCGGAGCGCCGCAGCGGCTGCGCTTTCCATGCCGAGATTGCACACGATGGTGTTGTGGAACGGCATCCGGGGGACGGCCTGCAAGTTCTCCTATCGTGTAGAGTCTGGTCGCACCTCCATCGGTTGGCGTGGCACATGGGACCTCGGACTGGAGGATGAGGTGGTCGACGCTTGGGTCAAAGTGGCTCATAAGCGTACTAGACTGGACCTTGGCGTCATCCACGAGCCTCGTATAGTGGAAAGCGTCGACTGTCATGTCCACGCCATCGCGCTCTTAGGCCTGCCTTTCGGGGTGGTCGATCCTATATCATTGTTGCAGATGCAGAGAGAAGCAGTATCGAGTTGGCGGGAAGGTTGGACGTAG